One window from the genome of Candidatus Methylomirabilota bacterium encodes:
- a CDS encoding formylmethanofuran dehydrogenase — MAKSFVLITGRSTKQGRTIHLGKEAKEYIEEISTLEMNPADMEALQVKDGDRVQLSTTHGSSVVRCKKGTVPPGLLFVAYGKFVNTLVGPDTQGTGMPDTNGFQVEAKKDDGG, encoded by the coding sequence GTGGCTAAGTCGTTTGTTTTAATCACCGGTCGATCGACGAAGCAGGGGCGAACCATCCATCTCGGCAAGGAGGCGAAAGAGTACATCGAGGAAATCAGCACCCTTGAGATGAACCCCGCGGACATGGAAGCCCTTCAGGTCAAGGACGGGGACCGGGTTCAGCTCAGCACCACACATGGCTCGAGTGTGGTCCGGTGCAAGAAGGGGACGGTGCCGCCGGGGCTTCTGTTCGTCGCGTACGGCAAATTTGTCAACACTCTGGTCGGACCGGACACGCAAGGGACCGGGATGCCAGATACGAACGGGTTCCAGGTGGAGGCCAAAAAAGATGACGGCGGTTAA
- a CDS encoding methylenetetrahydromethanopterin dehydrogenase, whose amino-acid sequence MERKHLLYFFTTDAAPSPFDINMAYDAGFHAVIPYGNVNEETGSLLVQDIIFSRGPKGAKFTALFVGGDNLETAEKVRSAAIKSMFPPFQVSVMIDPKGAYTTGAALVAKVEKALGGLSGKKAAILGATGPVGRVAATLCAQSGCTVVVGSRSRESAERLAKGIREKAGGTVTGAQMGTDEEKLPILKGVDLILATAKAGVLILPRSLLEGLPPDKVVADVNAVPPSGVAGLKPDDDLKEIAPGIRGIGAIAIGTLKYGVEMEMLETIRTSKEFTDLDDASAMEIARRRLQ is encoded by the coding sequence GTGGAGCGGAAGCATCTCCTGTATTTCTTTACGACCGATGCCGCGCCCAGCCCCTTTGACATCAACATGGCCTACGACGCGGGCTTCCACGCGGTCATCCCTTACGGGAACGTGAACGAGGAAACGGGGAGCCTGCTCGTCCAGGACATCATCTTTTCGCGCGGTCCAAAAGGGGCCAAGTTCACGGCTCTCTTCGTCGGTGGAGACAACCTTGAGACCGCCGAGAAGGTTCGTTCGGCCGCTATTAAGAGCATGTTCCCGCCCTTTCAGGTCTCCGTGATGATCGACCCCAAGGGGGCTTACACCACCGGGGCCGCCCTCGTCGCCAAGGTGGAGAAAGCCCTGGGGGGCCTGAGCGGGAAGAAGGCCGCGATCCTAGGAGCCACGGGCCCGGTCGGCAGAGTGGCCGCGACCCTCTGCGCACAGAGCGGCTGCACGGTGGTCGTCGGGTCGCGTTCCCGAGAGTCGGCGGAGCGGCTGGCGAAGGGGATCAGGGAGAAGGCAGGCGGAACGGTGACAGGGGCTCAGATGGGGACAGATGAGGAAAAGCTCCCCATCTTGAAGGGGGTCGACCTCATCCTGGCGACGGCAAAGGCGGGTGTCCTGATCCTCCCACGATCGCTCCTAGAGGGGCTGCCTCCCGACAAGGTGGTGGCCGACGTCAACGCGGTTCCGCCGAGCGGCGTGGCGGGGCTCAAGCCCGACGACGATCTGAAAGAGATTGCCCCCGGGATCAGGGGAATCGGGGCCATCGCCATCGGGACCTTGAAGTACGGGGTCGAGATGGAAATGCTCGAGACCATCAGGACTTCTAAAGAGTTTACGGATCTGGACGACGCCTCTGCGATGGAGATCGCGAGGAGACGGCTTCAGTAG
- the fae gene encoding formaldehyde-activating enzyme, protein MASIMVGESLVGDGNEVAHVDLMIGRKDGPVGIAFANRLATQTSGHNGLLAILEPNLPTKPDTVLFNKVTIKGATQAVQMFGAAQMAVAKAVADSVAAGVIPKKDAEDLCIVCGVFIHWEATDNKKIFTYNYQAVKESIERALAAKPGVDEVLAKKDTAKHPFA, encoded by the coding sequence ATGGCTTCAATAATGGTCGGGGAATCGTTGGTCGGCGATGGCAACGAGGTGGCTCACGTTGACCTCATGATCGGCCGAAAGGATGGACCGGTCGGAATTGCGTTCGCTAATCGCCTCGCCACGCAAACCAGTGGCCACAACGGGCTCTTAGCGATTCTCGAGCCGAACCTCCCGACAAAACCCGATACGGTGCTATTCAATAAGGTCACCATCAAGGGGGCGACTCAGGCGGTCCAGATGTTCGGCGCGGCTCAGATGGCGGTGGCCAAGGCCGTCGCGGATAGCGTTGCCGCAGGGGTCATTCCAAAGAAGGACGCGGAAGATCTCTGCATCGTCTGCGGGGTCTTTATCCACTGGGAGGCCACGGACAACAAGAAGATCTTCACGTACAATTACCAAGCCGTCAAGGAGTCGATCGAGCGCGCCCTTGCAGCGAAGCCGGGGGTCGACGAGGTCCTGGCCAAGAAAGATACAGCAAAGCATCCCTTCGCGTAA